A single window of Hemibagrus wyckioides isolate EC202008001 linkage group LG28, SWU_Hwy_1.0, whole genome shotgun sequence DNA harbors:
- the gas1b gene encoding growth arrest-specific protein 1b — MPMHTCGQISIFPVWIWTAGLTLVFFDVLTVASPAHGHRLICWQAIMKCQSEPECHYAYTQYTRACGPVINGHKKKCPSHCISSIVQLNLTHNGPGLEHCECATDTMCVNAKRAIEPCMPRISRTGCTEARRTCESDADCSAAMRDYMFHCRGLFGGERCSDECRRVIERMRSVPKARLLDTCECDGAERTICEHVKISMISLCSDAPGHRDTGSGFSDDEDELESDYDRDDYEEEDSAGVVSRAHTGLIMSSTILVFTLLH, encoded by the coding sequence ATGCCCATGCATACATGTGGACAAATATCCATCTTCCCGGTATGGATTTGGACCGCTGGTTTAACGCTGGTGTTTTTTGACGTCTTGACCGTTGCGTCCCCTGCTCACGGTCACCGTCTGATCTGCTGGCAGGCCATTATGAAATgccaatcagaaccagagtgcCATTACGCGTACACGCAGTACACGCGCGCCTGCGGACCTGTGATTAACGGACACAAGAAGAAGTGCCCAAGCCACTGCATCTCATCCATCGTCCAGCTCAATCTGACCCACAACGGCCCAGGCCTTGAGCACTGCGAGTGCGCCACAGACACGATGTGCGTTAACGCTAAACGCGCCATTGAGCCATGCATGCCGAGGATCAGCCGCACGGGCTGCACAGAAGCGCGTCGCACGTGCGAGAGTGACGCGGACTGCAGCGCTGCTATGCGTGACTACATGTTCCACTGCCGCGGGCTGTTCGGCGGTGAACGCTGCTCGGATGAATGTCGGCGAGTTATCGAGCGCATGCGCTCCGTGCCCAAGGCACGCCTATTGGACACGTGCGAGTGCGACGGCGCCGAGCGGACCATCTGCGAGCACGTCAAGATCAGCATGATCAGCTTGTGCTCCGACGCGCCTGGGCACCGGGACACGGGGAGCGGGTTTTCGGACGATGAGGACGAGCTTGAAAGTGACTATGACAGGGACGATTATGAGGAAGAGGACAGCGCGGGTGTAGTGTCCAGGGCGCACACAGGTTTGATAATGTCCTCCACCATTTTAGTTTTTACACTTCTTCACTGA